Proteins co-encoded in one Kutzneria chonburiensis genomic window:
- a CDS encoding carbohydrate binding domain-containing protein → MPSLSRTRLALAAALAAAMTALLTAAVLTTAPAATAATNLVTDPGFESGLTGWTCDAGTATTVSSPVHAGTKALAGTPSSAADAQCTQTISVAPNSAYTLTAFVQGSYVYLGATGTGVNASTWTQAAPSFQQLSTSFTTGASMTSVTVFVHGWYGQPTYYADDVNLSGPAGGGPPPTSTTTTTTTVTPPPNTGWTHPSYLMPLDNTPPSISAIVAGSGEKEFNLAFVLDSGGCTPAWDGSSSSLVSTDTAVAAQINAIRAAGGDAAVSFGGYNGTELGTTCGSAAALANAYQQVITKYQLKHVDFDYENGALDANTAVRFGAVAILERNNPNLVVSLTIPMTTVGFPGSGTDEIRAAVAAGARLDIVNIMDFDTGLTSGTEVGQTENIASTAASQLAAIYGWSTATAWAHLGLQLMNGHSDQPSELFTQDTFSQLLSFARANHPAWFSFWSVNRDFQCPAGVPENWAPGTCSNITQGAYDFTKIVVQY, encoded by the coding sequence ATGCCGTCCCTGTCACGCACCCGCCTCGCCCTGGCGGCGGCCCTCGCGGCCGCCATGACCGCCCTGCTCACCGCCGCCGTCCTGACGACGGCGCCGGCCGCCACCGCGGCGACCAACCTGGTTACCGATCCCGGCTTCGAATCCGGCCTGACCGGCTGGACCTGCGACGCCGGCACCGCGACCACGGTGTCCTCGCCGGTGCACGCCGGCACGAAGGCGCTGGCCGGCACACCGTCCAGCGCCGCCGATGCCCAGTGCACGCAGACCATCAGCGTCGCCCCGAACAGCGCCTACACGCTGACCGCGTTCGTCCAGGGCTCCTACGTCTACCTGGGCGCGACCGGAACCGGCGTCAACGCCAGCACCTGGACCCAGGCCGCGCCGTCGTTCCAGCAGCTCAGCACCAGCTTCACCACCGGCGCGTCGATGACCAGCGTCACCGTGTTCGTGCACGGCTGGTACGGCCAGCCGACCTACTACGCCGACGACGTCAACCTGAGCGGCCCGGCCGGTGGCGGCCCGCCGCCGACCAGCACGACAACGACCACGACCACTGTCACGCCGCCGCCGAACACCGGCTGGACCCACCCGTCGTACCTGATGCCGCTGGACAACACGCCGCCGTCGATCAGCGCCATCGTGGCCGGCTCCGGCGAGAAGGAGTTCAACCTCGCCTTCGTGCTGGACTCCGGCGGCTGCACGCCGGCGTGGGACGGCAGCAGCAGCTCGCTCGTCTCGACCGACACCGCCGTCGCGGCGCAGATCAACGCCATCCGCGCGGCCGGCGGCGACGCGGCCGTCTCGTTCGGCGGCTACAACGGCACCGAGCTGGGCACCACCTGCGGCAGCGCCGCCGCGCTGGCCAACGCCTACCAGCAGGTGATCACCAAGTACCAGCTCAAACACGTCGACTTCGACTACGAGAACGGGGCGCTGGACGCCAACACCGCGGTCCGCTTCGGCGCCGTCGCGATCCTGGAGCGCAACAACCCGAACCTCGTCGTCTCGCTGACGATCCCGATGACCACCGTGGGTTTCCCGGGCAGCGGCACCGACGAGATCCGCGCCGCGGTCGCCGCCGGCGCGCGGCTGGACATCGTCAACATCATGGACTTCGACACCGGCCTGACCAGCGGCACCGAGGTGGGGCAGACCGAGAACATCGCCTCCACCGCGGCTTCGCAGCTGGCCGCCATCTACGGCTGGAGCACGGCGACCGCGTGGGCACACCTGGGCTTGCAGCTGATGAACGGGCACAGCGACCAGCCCAGCGAGCTGTTCACCCAGGACACCTTCAGCCAGCTGTTGTCCTTCGCCAGGGCGAACCACCCCGCCTGGTTCTCGTTCTGGTCGGTCAACCGGGACTTCCAGTGTCCCGCGGGCGTGCCCGAGAACTGGGCGCCCGGCACCTGTAGCAACATCACGCAGGGCGCCTACGACTTCACCAAGATCGTCGTCCAGTACTGA
- a CDS encoding phosphatidylinositol-specific phospholipase C domain-containing protein, whose translation MRRTAVAVLSTSLLLLPAFAGTATAQPITSSDAFNSLGVESHPDWMAGLPAQTSLGSLTIPGTHDTLAIHGGWAPWAYEAQEDHGDSAATLDAQLNAGVRAIDIRVRVVNNDTAFAIHHTDVYQNANFDDVLTHARTFLAAHPGETVLMDLHGECDGDSTEGGSGSSSIGHCADDPSNITQADRTRIFDGYVASYPGLFYAPTVTGNSTADMPTVGQARGHIVLTTFTGPRGGMYGGYGLTQLTTGNFGQYVENDWTQCDTTTKWGEAQANMQKANASTAMYTTYLSANCTPFGAGPADVAGAVNPKAVDFLNSGATSHVGVVLTDFPGHALIAALIRQQSGQLAGAVPSGLPGKCLDDYSSSTTPGATVDLWDCNGTGAQQWTVQPDRTLRTAGLCLDVTGGATANGTHVQLWDCNGASNQQWTSGANGSLVSVASGKCLDDPGASTNNGSQLIIWDCNGGTNQRWTLP comes from the coding sequence ATGCGGCGGACCGCCGTGGCCGTGCTGTCCACTTCCCTGCTCCTGCTGCCCGCGTTCGCCGGCACCGCGACCGCGCAGCCGATCACCTCGTCGGACGCGTTCAACAGCCTAGGCGTGGAGAGCCACCCGGACTGGATGGCCGGCCTGCCGGCGCAGACCAGCCTGGGCTCGCTGACCATTCCCGGCACCCACGACACGTTGGCCATCCACGGCGGATGGGCGCCGTGGGCGTATGAGGCCCAGGAGGATCACGGCGACAGCGCGGCGACCCTGGACGCCCAGCTCAACGCCGGGGTGCGGGCGATCGACATCCGGGTACGGGTGGTGAACAACGACACCGCTTTCGCCATCCACCACACCGACGTCTACCAGAACGCCAATTTCGACGACGTGCTCACGCACGCCAGAACCTTCCTGGCCGCGCACCCGGGCGAGACCGTGCTGATGGACCTGCACGGCGAGTGCGACGGCGACTCCACCGAGGGCGGCAGCGGCAGCAGTTCGATCGGACACTGCGCCGACGACCCGTCGAACATCACCCAGGCCGACCGGACCCGGATCTTCGACGGCTACGTGGCCAGCTACCCCGGCCTGTTCTACGCGCCGACGGTGACCGGCAACAGCACCGCCGACATGCCGACGGTCGGCCAGGCACGCGGGCACATCGTGCTGACCACGTTCACCGGCCCGCGCGGCGGGATGTACGGCGGCTACGGCCTGACCCAGCTGACGACCGGGAACTTCGGCCAGTACGTCGAGAACGACTGGACGCAGTGCGACACCACCACCAAGTGGGGCGAGGCGCAGGCCAACATGCAGAAGGCCAATGCCTCCACCGCGATGTACACCACCTACCTGTCCGCCAACTGCACGCCGTTCGGCGCCGGTCCGGCCGACGTGGCCGGCGCGGTCAACCCCAAGGCGGTCGACTTCCTCAACAGCGGCGCCACGAGCCATGTCGGTGTGGTGCTGACCGACTTCCCCGGTCACGCACTGATCGCCGCGCTGATCCGGCAGCAGTCGGGGCAGCTGGCCGGGGCGGTGCCGTCGGGCCTGCCCGGCAAGTGTCTTGACGACTACAGCTCGTCGACCACGCCCGGCGCGACCGTGGATCTGTGGGACTGCAACGGAACCGGCGCGCAGCAGTGGACCGTGCAGCCGGACCGCACGCTGCGCACCGCCGGTCTGTGCCTGGATGTCACCGGCGGCGCGACCGCCAACGGCACCCACGTGCAGCTGTGGGACTGCAACGGCGCCAGCAACCAGCAGTGGACCTCCGGCGCGAACGGCTCGTTGGTGAGCGTGGCGTCCGGCAAGTGCCTCGACGACCCCGGGGCGTCCACGAACAACGGCTCGCAGCTGATCATCTGGGACTGCAACGGCGGCACGAACCAGCGGTGGACCCTGCCGTAG
- a CDS encoding CHRD domain-containing protein, producing MFKRALLSTLSLAVGITLTTGGVAAATQTHTNTIFYAAVLTGANEVPAADPADQASAIVSVTGTTVCFAERWSHLTTPTASHIHAGRPGAPGPVKIPFFAGQLPASITALTGCTTSDAATLDAIAADPAAFYVNIHTPLFPAGAARGQLTRLHHAVDLQQFLGHPNFAALARGANEVPNPGAPNGLIIGLFDIGASTVGFAMHWQGFVSPVAAHIHKAPAGTAGPVVVPFFAAPAGLPATLTGVAGSVTADPALLTQIRQNPSGYYFNMHTAAFPAGVARGQLVIVI from the coding sequence ATGTTCAAGCGAGCACTGCTGAGCACGCTGTCCCTGGCCGTCGGTATCACGCTCACCACCGGCGGAGTGGCCGCAGCGACACAGACACACACCAACACCATCTTCTACGCCGCCGTGCTGACCGGCGCCAACGAGGTCCCGGCGGCCGACCCGGCCGACCAGGCCTCGGCGATCGTCAGCGTCACCGGCACCACGGTGTGCTTCGCGGAGCGCTGGTCGCATTTGACCACGCCCACCGCGTCGCACATCCACGCCGGCCGGCCCGGCGCCCCCGGGCCGGTCAAGATCCCGTTCTTCGCGGGCCAGCTGCCGGCCAGCATCACCGCGCTGACCGGGTGCACCACGTCCGACGCCGCCACGTTGGACGCGATCGCCGCCGACCCGGCCGCCTTCTACGTCAACATCCACACCCCGCTGTTCCCGGCCGGCGCCGCCCGTGGCCAGCTGACCAGGCTGCACCATGCCGTCGACCTGCAGCAGTTCCTCGGGCATCCCAACTTCGCCGCGCTCGCTCGCGGCGCCAACGAGGTGCCCAACCCCGGCGCGCCGAACGGCCTGATCATCGGCCTGTTCGACATCGGCGCCAGCACGGTCGGCTTCGCCATGCACTGGCAGGGCTTCGTCTCCCCGGTCGCCGCGCACATCCACAAGGCGCCGGCCGGCACCGCCGGCCCGGTCGTGGTGCCGTTCTTCGCCGCCCCGGCCGGTCTGCCCGCGACGCTCACCGGCGTCGCCGGCTCCGTCACGGCCGATCCGGCGCTGCTGACCCAGATCCGGCAGAACCCGTCGGGGTACTACTTCAACATGCACACCGCCGCGTTCCCCGCGGGCGTCGCCCGGGGTCAGCTCGTGATCGTCATCTAG
- a CDS encoding VOC family protein codes for MTSRLHNVTIDCADPVALANFWAAVTGYEQHPENGVDPEDDETLLFAPGDGPRILFIRVPEGKAVKNRLHLDLQPDIPRDEEVERLLALGATMVLDMRRPDGRGWAQLADPEGNEFCVERSAAERKALGDA; via the coding sequence ATGACGTCCCGTTTGCACAATGTCACCATCGACTGCGCTGATCCCGTCGCACTGGCCAACTTCTGGGCGGCCGTCACCGGCTACGAGCAGCATCCGGAGAACGGGGTCGATCCCGAGGACGACGAGACGCTGCTGTTCGCACCGGGCGACGGCCCCCGCATCCTGTTCATCCGGGTCCCCGAAGGCAAGGCGGTGAAGAACCGGCTACACCTCGATCTCCAGCCGGACATCCCGCGGGACGAGGAGGTGGAGCGGCTGCTGGCCCTCGGCGCAACGATGGTGCTGGACATGCGTCGACCGGACGGCCGCGGCTGGGCACAGCTGGCGGACCCGGAAGGCAACGAGTTCTGCGTGGAGCGCAGCGCCGCCGAACGCAAGGCGCTGGGCGACGCCTGA
- the pheS gene encoding phenylalanine--tRNA ligase subunit alpha, whose protein sequence is MSGVNDPFDPKQVAALAPETLKAAVEQAHEAFGEASDLDQLAAVKRAHLGDRSPLLTARREIGALPPAARSEAGKRVNEAQQEIKAAFDARKAALEAERAKQVLATEQVDVSLPWDRVARGARHPLTTLSERIADVFTGMGYEIAEGPELETEWFNFDALNFGKDHPARTMQDTFYVAPEDSGLVLRTHTSPVQIRSLLQRDLPVYVICPGRTFRTDALDATHTPVFHQIEGLVVDKGITMAHLKGTLDAFAKAMFGDESRIRLRPSYFPFTEPSAEPDVWFPQKKGGAGWVEWGGCGMVHPNVLRACGVDPDVYSGFAFGMGLERTLMFRNGIPDMHDMVEGDVRFTLPFGTEF, encoded by the coding sequence ATGTCCGGAGTCAACGATCCTTTCGACCCCAAGCAGGTCGCGGCACTCGCGCCGGAGACGCTGAAAGCCGCGGTCGAGCAGGCGCACGAGGCGTTCGGCGAGGCGTCCGACCTCGATCAGTTGGCCGCGGTCAAGCGGGCGCACCTCGGCGACCGGTCGCCGCTGCTGACCGCCCGCCGGGAGATCGGCGCGCTGCCGCCGGCCGCCCGCTCCGAGGCCGGCAAGCGGGTGAACGAGGCCCAGCAGGAGATCAAGGCCGCGTTCGACGCGCGCAAGGCCGCGCTGGAGGCCGAGCGGGCCAAGCAGGTCCTGGCCACCGAGCAGGTCGACGTCTCGCTGCCGTGGGACCGCGTCGCGCGCGGCGCCCGGCACCCGCTGACCACGCTGTCCGAGCGCATCGCCGACGTGTTCACCGGCATGGGCTACGAGATCGCCGAGGGTCCGGAGCTGGAGACCGAGTGGTTCAACTTCGACGCGTTGAACTTCGGCAAGGACCACCCGGCCCGCACCATGCAGGACACCTTCTACGTCGCGCCGGAGGACTCCGGGCTGGTGCTGCGCACGCACACCTCGCCGGTGCAGATCCGCTCGCTGCTCCAGCGTGACCTGCCGGTCTACGTGATCTGCCCGGGCCGCACCTTCCGCACCGACGCCCTCGACGCCACCCACACCCCGGTCTTCCACCAGATCGAGGGCCTGGTCGTGGACAAGGGCATCACCATGGCCCACCTCAAGGGCACGCTGGACGCCTTCGCCAAGGCCATGTTCGGCGACGAGTCGCGGATCCGGCTGCGCCCCTCCTACTTCCCGTTCACCGAGCCCTCGGCCGAGCCCGACGTCTGGTTCCCGCAGAAGAAGGGCGGCGCCGGCTGGGTGGAGTGGGGTGGCTGCGGCATGGTGCACCCCAACGTGCTGCGGGCCTGCGGCGTCGACCCCGACGTGTACTCGGGCTTCGCGTTCGGCATGGGCCTCGAGCGCACGCTGATGTTCCGCAACGGCATCCCCGACATGCACGACATGGTCGAGGGCGATGTCCGCTTCACCTTGCCCTTCGGAACGGAGTTCTGA
- a CDS encoding TrmH family RNA methyltransferase, translated as MFTERTPRVAAARQLTRRAGRDRDGRFLAEGAQAVREALAWADAGRGRVHEVFTTAVAAQRNAELLDRARDQRIPVSEVTDKAADGLSETVSPQGLVAVCDLVDRSLADALSAAPVLVAVLVGVSDPGNAGTVLRVADAAGADAVLLAGDTVDPHNGKCVRASTGSLFHLPVARSRDTNAVLAACRDAGLRLVAADGYAEHDLDQAERAGELAGPTAWVFGSEAHGLPDELLAETDTALRVPIHGQAESLNLATAAAICLYTSARVQRSA; from the coding sequence GTGTTCACCGAACGCACTCCCCGGGTCGCCGCGGCGCGGCAGCTGACCAGGCGTGCCGGCCGCGACCGGGACGGCCGCTTCCTGGCCGAGGGCGCGCAGGCCGTGCGTGAGGCGCTGGCCTGGGCCGACGCCGGCCGTGGTCGCGTGCACGAGGTGTTCACCACCGCCGTGGCCGCGCAGCGCAACGCCGAACTGCTCGACCGGGCCCGTGACCAGCGCATCCCGGTCAGCGAGGTGACCGACAAGGCCGCCGACGGACTGTCCGAGACCGTGTCACCGCAGGGCCTCGTCGCCGTCTGCGACCTCGTCGACCGCTCGCTGGCCGATGCCCTCAGCGCCGCCCCGGTGCTGGTGGCCGTGCTGGTCGGCGTGTCCGATCCGGGCAACGCCGGCACCGTGCTGCGGGTGGCCGACGCCGCCGGCGCGGACGCGGTGCTGCTGGCCGGTGACACCGTCGACCCGCACAACGGCAAGTGCGTGCGTGCCTCCACCGGCAGCCTGTTCCACCTCCCGGTCGCCCGCTCGCGTGACACGAACGCGGTGTTGGCGGCGTGTCGCGACGCCGGACTGCGGCTGGTCGCGGCCGACGGCTACGCGGAGCACGACCTGGACCAGGCGGAACGGGCCGGCGAGCTGGCCGGGCCGACCGCGTGGGTGTTCGGCAGCGAGGCCCACGGCCTGCCCGACGAGCTGCTGGCCGAGACCGACACCGCGCTGCGGGTGCCGATCCACGGACAGGCCGAGAGCCTTAACCTCGCCACCGCCGCGGCCATCTGTCTCTACACCTCGGCCCGGGTGCAGCGCTCCGCGTGA
- the rplT gene encoding 50S ribosomal protein L20, translating to MARVKRAVNAQKKRRTTLELASGYRGQRSRLYRKAKEQVLHSLNYAYRDRRARKGDFRQLWITRINAAARQNGMTYNRFIQGLKVAGVEVDRKILAELAVNDADAFAALVELARKNVPAQTPVSQG from the coding sequence GTGGCACGCGTCAAGCGGGCGGTCAACGCCCAGAAGAAGCGCCGCACGACCCTGGAGCTCGCCAGCGGCTACCGCGGCCAGCGCTCCCGGCTGTACCGCAAGGCCAAGGAGCAGGTGCTCCACTCGCTCAACTACGCCTACCGGGACCGTCGTGCCCGCAAGGGTGACTTCCGGCAGCTGTGGATCACGCGTATCAACGCGGCCGCGCGCCAGAACGGCATGACCTACAACCGCTTCATCCAGGGCCTCAAGGTCGCGGGTGTCGAGGTCGACCGCAAGATCCTGGCCGAGCTCGCGGTCAACGACGCCGACGCGTTCGCCGCGCTGGTCGAGCTGGCCCGCAAGAACGTGCCGGCCCAGACCCCGGTGAGCCAGGGCTGA
- the rpmI gene encoding 50S ribosomal protein L35 codes for MPKNKTHSGISKRVKVTGKGKLMREGTGKRHLLEKKSSKLTRRYAGDKQVAKSDVSRMKKMLGL; via the coding sequence ATGCCCAAGAACAAGACGCACAGCGGCATCTCCAAGCGCGTGAAGGTGACCGGCAAGGGCAAGCTCATGCGGGAGGGCACCGGCAAGCGCCACCTGCTGGAGAAGAAGTCCAGCAAGCTGACCCGCCGCTACGCCGGTGACAAGCAGGTCGCCAAGAGCGACGTGTCGCGCATGAAGAAGATGCTCGGCCTCTGA
- the infC gene encoding translation initiation factor IF-3, translating into MTAPSSRDRGGPTAAPEARINERIRVPEVRLVGPNGEQVGIVRIEDALRLAVEADLDLVEVAPQARPPVCKLMDYGKYKYESAQKARESRRNQQLTVIKEQKLRPKIDPHDYETKKNHVVRFLEHGHKVKVTIMFRGREQSRPELGFRLLQRLAEDVNELGFVESSAKQDGRNMIMVLAPHKTTKTRPIKAATPETGSEQE; encoded by the coding sequence ATGACAGCTCCCTCTAGTCGAGACCGTGGTGGCCCCACCGCCGCTCCCGAGGCCCGGATCAACGAACGCATCCGGGTGCCCGAGGTTCGGCTCGTCGGACCGAACGGCGAACAGGTGGGGATCGTCCGCATCGAGGACGCCCTGCGGCTCGCCGTGGAAGCGGATCTGGACCTCGTCGAGGTCGCACCGCAGGCCCGCCCGCCGGTCTGCAAGCTCATGGACTACGGCAAGTACAAGTACGAGAGCGCGCAGAAGGCCCGCGAGTCCCGGCGCAACCAGCAGCTCACCGTGATCAAGGAGCAGAAGCTCCGGCCGAAGATCGACCCGCACGACTACGAGACGAAGAAGAACCACGTGGTTCGCTTCCTCGAGCACGGGCACAAGGTCAAGGTCACGATCATGTTCCGCGGCCGCGAGCAGTCCCGGCCGGAGCTCGGCTTCCGGCTGTTGCAGCGGCTGGCCGAGGACGTGAACGAGCTCGGCTTCGTCGAGTCCAGCGCGAAGCAGGACGGCCGCAACATGATCATGGTGTTGGCGCCGCACAAGACCACGAAGACCCGGCCGATCAAGGCCGCCACCCCGGAGACCGGCTCCGAGCAGGAGTGA
- a CDS encoding DUF1844 domain-containing protein: MTELPEIDGPQLRELAAVPSVEIISRAAVMLLSAAAERLGLADTEPESSPHRDLDEARRLITALAGLITASAEYLGPHAGPLRDGLQAVQRAFREGSAVPDEPGQGPGEKYTGPVY; the protein is encoded by the coding sequence GTGACGGAACTGCCCGAAATCGACGGCCCCCAGCTGCGGGAGCTGGCCGCCGTGCCCAGCGTGGAGATCATCAGCCGGGCCGCGGTGATGCTGCTGTCGGCCGCGGCCGAGCGGCTCGGCCTGGCCGACACCGAGCCCGAGTCCAGCCCGCACCGGGACCTGGACGAGGCCCGGCGGCTGATCACCGCGCTGGCCGGCCTGATCACCGCGTCCGCCGAGTACCTCGGCCCGCACGCCGGCCCGTTGCGGGACGGCCTGCAAGCCGTGCAGCGAGCGTTCCGCGAGGGCTCCGCCGTGCCCGACGAGCCCGGCCAGGGCCCCGGCGAAAAGTACACCGGCCCGGTCTACTGA
- a CDS encoding amidase, with the protein MSHSRLEWAQPFVTAAVDAVRAADAAVDAVEPWQLGLVDAACAIHDGALTPLELVESCLGRIAATDPAVHAFVSVAEDVRANAAALSVERPQAVLHGVPVAIKDLIDVAGTVTAAGTTVFTEPAATDATVVTRIREAGGIVIGKTQTHEIAYGVSTPQSHNPWDTTKMTSGSSGGSAAALAAGQVAAALGTDTGGSLRLPSAFCGTTAIKPTHGLLPVEGIRPLAWSHDVVGPMARDARDALLLLRVLAGQSLGDPVVTVGRLPGVKDLRVGIPDDAFLAGARPDVLAAMDAVADVLCDLGATTVPVRLPAAELYGSVSSLLVFREAAEAYREHLAGEPFSHGIQAFLEAGLEAPVEDYVQARRVRRRLIAQVNALFGTVDVVLMPTSPVPDLPHGTEEVDGLPLIPVLTRFALLASVTGLPAVAFPAGVTDSGMPIGVQLLGPAHTEPHLAAAAHAYQQATPWHLRRPAL; encoded by the coding sequence ATGAGCCATTCGCGCCTCGAATGGGCGCAGCCGTTCGTCACCGCGGCGGTTGACGCCGTTCGCGCCGCCGACGCCGCAGTGGACGCCGTCGAGCCGTGGCAGCTGGGCCTGGTCGACGCCGCCTGCGCCATCCATGACGGTGCGCTGACGCCGTTAGAGCTGGTCGAGTCATGCCTGGGCCGGATCGCCGCGACCGACCCTGCGGTGCACGCCTTCGTCTCCGTCGCCGAGGATGTCCGTGCCAACGCCGCGGCGCTGTCGGTCGAGCGTCCGCAGGCCGTGCTGCACGGCGTTCCCGTCGCGATCAAGGACCTCATCGACGTCGCCGGCACGGTCACCGCCGCCGGCACCACCGTCTTCACCGAACCGGCGGCCACCGATGCCACGGTCGTCACCCGCATCCGCGAGGCCGGCGGCATCGTCATCGGTAAGACTCAAACCCACGAGATCGCTTACGGCGTCTCCACGCCCCAGTCCCACAACCCGTGGGACACCACCAAGATGACGTCCGGCTCCTCCGGCGGTTCGGCCGCCGCGTTGGCGGCCGGCCAGGTCGCCGCGGCGCTCGGCACCGACACCGGCGGCTCGCTCCGCCTGCCGTCGGCGTTCTGCGGCACCACCGCGATCAAGCCCACTCACGGCCTGCTGCCGGTCGAGGGCATCCGCCCGCTGGCCTGGTCGCACGACGTCGTCGGCCCGATGGCCCGTGACGCCCGCGATGCGCTGCTCCTGCTCCGCGTCCTCGCCGGTCAGTCGCTCGGCGACCCCGTCGTGACCGTCGGCCGGCTGCCCGGCGTGAAGGATCTTCGCGTCGGAATTCCCGACGACGCCTTCCTTGCCGGTGCCCGCCCCGACGTCCTCGCCGCCATGGACGCCGTCGCCGACGTGCTCTGCGACCTCGGCGCCACCACGGTCCCGGTGCGGCTGCCCGCCGCCGAGCTGTACGGCTCGGTGTCCTCGTTGCTGGTCTTCCGCGAGGCCGCCGAAGCCTACCGCGAGCACCTGGCCGGCGAGCCGTTCAGCCACGGCATCCAGGCGTTCCTCGAAGCCGGCCTTGAGGCGCCCGTCGAGGACTACGTGCAGGCCCGCCGCGTCCGGCGACGGCTGATCGCGCAGGTCAACGCCCTGTTCGGCACGGTCGACGTGGTGCTCATGCCGACCTCGCCCGTGCCCGACCTGCCGCACGGCACCGAGGAGGTCGACGGCCTGCCGCTGATCCCCGTGCTCACCAGGTTCGCTTTGCTGGCCAGCGTCACCGGCCTGCCGGCCGTCGCCTTCCCCGCCGGCGTCACCGACTCCGGCATGCCCATCGGCGTCCAGCTCCTAGGCCCCGCCCACACCGAACCCCACCTCGCGGCCGCCGCCCACGCCTACCAGCAGGCCACCCCTTGGCACCTCCGCCGCCCCGCCCTGTGA
- a CDS encoding ABC transporter substrate-binding protein, whose protein sequence is MADILFTAEVTVPATRDAAYASFGGGRWADWTFDARTDDLRPGRTVRVAFPIGGTPLAGIARVHRVLPAQRIVLRHESPWRGRVIIDFEPDGPNTRVRLVTSVEDGSIAPLARLLGSDLAEDPDEPVVRIGLLTSYSGSAGVFGPAVENCARLAVDEINAENGVHGRPLRLITADDATSPATGLAELKRLHLRHHVDMVIAVHTSATLDAVRPYAKRVGLPYFYTPVNEGGKPAGRLFRWGEVPGEQLGQAVPAMMREHGGKGWYVIGNDYVWPRAVGACARRTVEDEGGRLLGERYVPLSTTDFDEVLESIEESDAELVVNSLVGGDAVAFERQLHAAGLRCRVRSFGALLDEATRDHIGDEAAEGMWSVLGYFMDLPTPENRDFISRYRARFGLAAPPVSSVTESVYEGIHLYARAAEAAGTIEPTSLVGALPGVSFTGPRGEVTVTPTGRLRQPLYLAEAVTGGFRIRAQQGLAGID, encoded by the coding sequence ATGGCCGACATCCTGTTCACCGCCGAGGTGACAGTGCCGGCGACCCGCGACGCGGCCTATGCGTCGTTCGGCGGCGGCCGCTGGGCCGACTGGACCTTCGACGCCCGCACCGACGACCTGCGCCCGGGCCGTACCGTGCGGGTCGCGTTCCCGATCGGCGGCACGCCGCTGGCCGGCATCGCCCGCGTCCACCGCGTCCTGCCGGCCCAACGCATCGTGCTGCGCCACGAATCCCCGTGGCGCGGACGCGTGATCATCGACTTCGAACCGGACGGCCCCAACACCCGGGTCCGTCTGGTCACTTCGGTCGAGGACGGCAGCATCGCCCCGCTGGCCCGGCTGCTCGGCAGCGACCTGGCCGAGGACCCCGACGAGCCGGTGGTCCGCATCGGCCTGCTGACCAGCTACAGCGGCAGCGCCGGCGTGTTCGGCCCGGCGGTGGAGAACTGCGCACGCCTGGCCGTCGATGAGATCAACGCGGAGAACGGCGTGCACGGCCGGCCGCTGCGCCTGATCACCGCCGACGACGCCACCAGCCCGGCCACCGGCCTGGCCGAGCTCAAACGCCTGCACCTGCGCCACCACGTGGACATGGTGATCGCCGTGCACACCTCGGCGACCCTGGACGCCGTTCGCCCGTACGCGAAACGGGTCGGCCTGCCGTACTTCTACACACCGGTGAACGAGGGCGGAAAGCCGGCGGGACGGCTGTTCCGCTGGGGCGAGGTGCCGGGGGAGCAGCTGGGCCAGGCCGTGCCGGCGATGATGCGCGAGCACGGCGGCAAGGGCTGGTACGTGATCGGCAACGACTACGTGTGGCCGCGCGCGGTCGGCGCCTGCGCCCGCCGCACCGTCGAGGACGAGGGCGGCCGGCTGCTCGGCGAGCGCTACGTGCCGCTCAGCACCACCGACTTCGACGAGGTGCTGGAGTCGATCGAGGAGTCCGACGCCGAGCTGGTGGTCAACAGTCTGGTCGGCGGTGACGCCGTGGCGTTCGAACGGCAACTGCACGCGGCTGGCCTGCGTTGCCGCGTCCGCAGTTTCGGGGCGCTGCTGGACGAGGCGACCCGCGACCACATCGGCGACGAAGCGGCCGAGGGCATGTGGTCCGTGCTCGGCTACTTCATGGACCTGCCCACGCCGGAGAACCGGGACTTCATCAGCCGTTACCGGGCCCGCTTCGGCCTGGCCGCGCCGCCGGTCTCCAGCGTCACCGAATCCGTCTACGAAGGTATCCACCTCTACGCCCGCGCGGCCGAGGCAGCCGGCACGATCGAGCCGACGTCGCTGGTCGGGGCCCTGCCCGGGGTCAGCTTCACCGGTCCGCGCGGCGAGGTCACCGTCACGCCGACCGGCCGGCTGCGGCAGCCGCTGTACCTGGCCGAGGCGGTGACCGGCGGCTTCCGGATCCGGGCCCAGCAGGGGCTTGCCGGGATCGACTGA